The following are encoded together in the Novosphingobium resinovorum genome:
- the cueR gene encoding Cu(I)-responsive transcriptional regulator — translation MNIGETSRQSGVSERMIRHYEKIGLIPAPARRGAGYRDYGERDLHRLRFIANARDLGFPIEEIRTLLSLWANTGRASAEVKRLALARADEFQRKAEALTALRDTLIDLAERCQGDERPDCPIIAELAAARSA, via the coding sequence GTGAACATCGGCGAGACGTCACGGCAGAGCGGCGTCTCTGAGCGGATGATCCGCCATTATGAAAAGATCGGCCTCATCCCGGCGCCGGCGCGTCGGGGTGCTGGCTATCGTGACTATGGCGAGCGCGACCTCCATCGCCTCCGGTTTATCGCCAATGCCCGCGATCTCGGCTTCCCGATCGAGGAGATCCGCACGTTGCTCAGCCTTTGGGCCAATACCGGCCGTGCCAGCGCGGAGGTGAAGCGGCTTGCCCTTGCCCGCGCCGATGAGTTTCAGCGCAAAGCCGAGGCGTTGACGGCGCTGCGCGACACGCTAATCGACCTGGCCGAGCGCTGCCAAGGCGACGAGCGGCCGGATTGTCCGATCATCGCCGAACTGGCCGCGGCCCGATCCGCATAG
- a CDS encoding heavy metal translocating P-type ATPase has protein sequence MNETHGAAHGGGCCGGHGTAKAATGVKDPVCGMTVDPATTAHHAEHSGESYHFCSAGCRTKFIADPERYLGPPTPPVAAPEGTIWTCPMHPEIRQDHPGSCPICGMALEPATVTADSGPSHELVDFTRRFWVGLVLALPVLILEMGAHVFPAIHRLVPMSTSVWIQFVLATPVVLWAGWPFFERGWASLKTRNLNMFTLIAMGTGVAWIYSVIATLAPQLFPPAFRGEDGMVAVYFEAAAVITVLVLLGQMLELRARERTSGAIKALLNLAPKTARRIGSDGNEEEISLDLVAVGDRLRVRPGEKVPVDGVVEDGRSSLDESMVTGESMPVTKAKADTVIGGTLNQTGALVIVADKVGRDTMLARIVQMVAEAQRSRAPIQRMADQVSGWFVPVVIAVAAVAFIAWGIWGPEPRFAYGLVAAVAVLIIACPCALGLATPMSIMVGVGRGAGLGVLIKNAEALEHMEKVDTLVVDKTGTLTEGRPAVTQVVPAPGFDEAELLCLAASVERASEHPLALAIVEAAKDRGIVTSDVIDFDSPTGRGALGTVEGRRIVLGNAQFLADEGVATDALASQADALRRDGATAIFIGVDGTVGGAFAIADPVKATTPEALAALKAEGIRVVMLTGDNRTTAEAVARRLGIDEVEAEVLPDQKSAVVARFKREGRVVAMAGDGVNDAPALAAADVGIAMGSGTDVAIESAGVTLLKGDLTGIVRARRLSQATMSNIRQNLVFAFIYNVAGVPVAAGALYPLFGILLSPIIAAAAMALSSVSVVTNALRLNRKAL, from the coding sequence ATGAACGAGACACATGGAGCGGCGCATGGCGGCGGTTGCTGCGGCGGCCACGGCACCGCTAAAGCGGCGACCGGCGTCAAGGACCCGGTCTGCGGCATGACCGTCGACCCGGCGACCACGGCGCATCACGCCGAGCATAGCGGTGAAAGCTATCATTTCTGCAGCGCGGGCTGCCGGACCAAATTCATCGCCGATCCCGAGCGCTATCTCGGCCCGCCGACGCCGCCGGTCGCGGCGCCCGAAGGCACGATCTGGACCTGCCCGATGCATCCCGAGATCCGCCAGGACCATCCCGGGTCCTGTCCGATCTGCGGCATGGCGCTCGAACCCGCGACCGTGACCGCCGACAGCGGCCCCAGCCACGAGCTAGTCGATTTCACGCGGCGCTTCTGGGTCGGCCTCGTGCTGGCTCTCCCGGTGCTGATCCTCGAGATGGGCGCGCATGTCTTTCCCGCGATCCATCGCCTCGTGCCGATGTCGACCTCGGTATGGATCCAGTTCGTGCTGGCGACGCCTGTCGTGCTCTGGGCGGGCTGGCCGTTCTTCGAGCGTGGCTGGGCCTCGCTCAAGACCCGCAACCTCAACATGTTCACCCTGATCGCGATGGGGACCGGGGTCGCCTGGATCTACAGCGTCATCGCGACGCTCGCGCCTCAGCTGTTCCCGCCGGCCTTCCGCGGCGAGGACGGCATGGTTGCCGTCTATTTCGAGGCGGCCGCGGTGATCACCGTCCTCGTGCTGCTCGGCCAGATGCTCGAACTGCGCGCGCGGGAACGCACCTCGGGCGCGATCAAGGCGCTGCTCAACCTTGCACCAAAGACCGCGCGCCGGATCGGTTCTGATGGGAACGAAGAGGAAATCAGCCTTGATCTGGTTGCGGTGGGCGACCGCCTGCGGGTGCGGCCGGGCGAGAAGGTGCCGGTCGACGGCGTAGTCGAGGACGGCCGCTCCTCGCTCGACGAGTCGATGGTCACCGGCGAATCCATGCCCGTCACCAAGGCAAAGGCCGACACAGTGATCGGCGGCACGCTCAACCAGACCGGTGCGCTGGTGATCGTCGCCGACAAGGTCGGCCGCGATACCATGCTCGCACGCATCGTCCAGATGGTCGCTGAGGCGCAGCGCTCGCGCGCGCCGATCCAGCGCATGGCCGATCAGGTGTCGGGCTGGTTTGTGCCCGTGGTCATCGCGGTCGCGGCCGTCGCGTTCATCGCCTGGGGCATCTGGGGTCCCGAGCCGCGCTTCGCCTATGGGCTGGTGGCGGCGGTCGCCGTGCTGATCATCGCCTGTCCCTGCGCACTGGGGCTGGCAACGCCGATGTCGATCATGGTCGGGGTCGGCCGCGGCGCCGGGCTCGGTGTTCTCATCAAAAATGCCGAAGCACTCGAGCATATGGAGAAGGTCGACACTCTCGTCGTCGACAAGACAGGCACGCTGACCGAAGGCCGGCCTGCCGTCACCCAGGTCGTGCCGGCGCCCGGCTTCGACGAAGCCGAGCTGCTGTGTCTTGCCGCCTCGGTCGAGCGGGCGTCCGAGCATCCGCTCGCGTTGGCAATCGTCGAGGCCGCGAAGGATCGCGGCATCGTCACGAGCGACGTCATCGACTTCGACTCGCCGACCGGGCGCGGCGCGCTCGGCACGGTCGAAGGGCGGCGCATCGTCCTCGGCAATGCGCAGTTCCTTGCCGACGAAGGGGTTGCGACCGATGCGCTCGCCAGCCAGGCCGACGCGCTGCGCCGGGATGGCGCCACCGCGATCTTCATCGGGGTCGACGGCACAGTCGGCGGCGCCTTCGCGATCGCCGATCCGGTGAAGGCCACGACACCAGAAGCGCTCGCCGCGCTCAAGGCGGAGGGCATTCGCGTGGTCATGCTGACCGGCGACAACCGCACGACCGCGGAAGCGGTCGCCCGACGCCTGGGCATCGACGAGGTCGAAGCCGAGGTGCTGCCCGATCAGAAGAGCGCCGTGGTCGCCAGGTTCAAGCGCGAGGGGCGGGTCGTCGCCATGGCCGGCGACGGTGTCAACGACGCCCCCGCGTTGGCCGCCGCCGACGTCGGCATCGCCATGGGTTCCGGCACCGACGTCGCGATCGAGAGCGCTGGCGTCACGCTGCTCAAGGGCGACCTGACTGGCATCGTCCGGGCGCGGCGGCTCAGCCAAGCGACCATGTCGAACATCCGCCAGAATCTCGTCTTCGCCTTCATCTACAATGTCGCGGGCGTGCCCGTAGCGGCGGGTGCGCTCTATCCGCTGTTCGGTATTCTGCTCTCGCCCATTATCGCGGCGGCGGCGATGGCGCTCTCTTCGGTGAGCGTGGTCACCAACGCGCTGCGCCTCAACCGGAAAGCACTGTGA
- the copD gene encoding copper homeostasis membrane protein CopD produces MNDVALVAVRWALYVDLGLLFGLPLFALYAPGGGRTVQRHLPMVAMVAGLACLALLLSALGFALQAAAMTGLPLTQPDLSMVAELFNGTSMGTALKARLVALLVLLLSIPFYRRQSRPAFIASTLAGAVALATLAWSGHGAAGEGEAGWLQLGADLIHLLAAGAWVGALAAFLALVLPRLATDDVAAEDMDQVTLAEEALRGFSLVGTIIVALLILTGTVNGWFLVGPGNIASLGQSTYGLLLIAKLLLFAGMLGLAALNRYRLTPALAQAIEEEDAPRAQALLRASLVVEGGLAIVILGLVAWLGTLSPPMSM; encoded by the coding sequence ATGAACGACGTGGCACTCGTCGCCGTCCGCTGGGCGCTCTACGTCGATCTCGGCCTGTTGTTCGGCCTGCCGCTGTTCGCGCTCTATGCGCCCGGCGGCGGCCGGACGGTACAGCGGCATCTGCCGATGGTAGCAATGGTGGCCGGTCTCGCCTGTCTCGCCCTCCTGCTGTCGGCGCTGGGGTTCGCGTTGCAGGCAGCGGCCATGACCGGGCTGCCGCTCACCCAGCCTGATCTTTCCATGGTCGCAGAGCTGTTCAACGGCACGTCCATGGGAACGGCGCTGAAGGCGCGCCTCGTCGCGCTCCTCGTTCTTCTGCTCTCCATCCCCTTCTATCGCCGGCAATCCCGTCCTGCCTTCATCGCCTCCACTCTGGCAGGCGCGGTCGCACTCGCGACCCTCGCCTGGAGCGGGCATGGCGCGGCCGGCGAAGGCGAGGCGGGCTGGCTGCAACTGGGGGCCGATCTCATCCATCTGCTCGCCGCCGGCGCCTGGGTCGGCGCGCTTGCCGCCTTCCTCGCGCTGGTTCTTCCCAGGCTCGCAACCGATGATGTCGCCGCTGAAGACATGGACCAGGTCACACTGGCCGAGGAAGCCCTGCGGGGTTTCTCCCTCGTCGGCACGATCATCGTCGCCCTGCTGATCCTGACCGGGACGGTGAACGGCTGGTTTCTGGTCGGCCCGGGCAACATCGCCTCGCTCGGTCAGTCGACCTACGGCCTGCTGCTCATCGCCAAGCTGCTGCTCTTCGCCGGCATGCTGGGCCTGGCCGCGCTCAACCGTTATCGCCTGACCCCGGCACTTGCGCAGGCGATCGAGGAAGAGGACGCGCCACGGGCGCAGGCGCTGCTGCGCGCGAGCCTCGTCGTCGAAGGCGGTCTTGCGATCGTCATTCTCGGGCTGGTCGCCTGGCTGGGGACACTGTCGCCACCCATGTCGATGTAG
- the copC gene encoding copper homeostasis periplasmic binding protein CopC: MRFFSPLAVIAAVGLSVSAPAYAHPKLVSSTPAANASVSAPSRITLTFSEGLMPKLSGAEIVMTGMPGMPNHRMAVTGFKTSVEGDKTLVLTLAKPLMAGSYQVAWHVVSTDTHRIQGNLAFTVK; this comes from the coding sequence ATGCGTTTCTTTTCGCCTCTCGCAGTTATCGCCGCCGTCGGCCTGAGTGTTTCTGCTCCGGCCTACGCGCATCCCAAGCTTGTGTCCTCGACGCCCGCCGCGAACGCCAGCGTCTCGGCGCCTTCGCGTATCACGCTCACCTTCAGTGAAGGTCTGATGCCGAAGCTGTCGGGCGCCGAGATCGTGATGACCGGCATGCCCGGCATGCCCAACCACCGCATGGCGGTAACCGGCTTCAAGACGTCCGTCGAAGGCGACAAGACGCTCGTGCTGACGCTCGCCAAGCCGCTCATGGCGGGCAGCTATCAGGTCGCCTGGCACGTCGTCTCGACCGACACGCACCGCATCCAGGGCAATCTCGCCTTTACCGTCAAGTGA
- a CDS encoding periplasmic heavy metal sensor has product MRDRRRLLLLVLVTFAAAIAGVVIGRVYVVPVRPVENELHELLHRDLKLNSAQHSRLETIEKNYAIRRQALEAELRADNARLAEAIEAEHGYGPQVATAVDRSHQAMGALQKETLEHIFAMRAVLRPDQTDKFDDAVVKALTAKSE; this is encoded by the coding sequence ATGCGCGACCGCCGCCGGCTCCTGCTCCTCGTCCTGGTGACCTTCGCCGCGGCGATCGCTGGCGTTGTCATTGGCCGCGTCTATGTGGTTCCAGTGCGCCCGGTCGAAAATGAGCTGCACGAGCTGCTCCATCGCGATCTGAAGCTGAATTCAGCGCAACACAGCCGACTCGAGACAATCGAGAAGAACTACGCGATCCGGCGTCAAGCGCTGGAGGCCGAATTGCGCGCCGACAATGCGCGTCTCGCGGAAGCGATCGAAGCGGAGCATGGCTATGGCCCGCAAGTCGCAACTGCGGTGGATCGCTCGCACCAGGCCATGGGCGCGCTGCAGAAAGAAACACTTGAGCATATCTTCGCGATGCGGGCCGTGCTGCGCCCGGATCAGACGGACAAATTCGACGACGCCGTGGTGAAAGCGCTGACGGCCAAATCCGAATGA
- a CDS encoding RNA polymerase sigma factor encodes MTACLPDCSDGELAALALGGRQAAYGELVRRHQGWVHRLVRSHVGSMDEALDVTQASFVAAFAALNRYDVTRPFQVWMSRIVINKCHDWRRRRAVRNFFALALPLGEADGVADDAPLPDQAIGAEQQLAQAMKAIAALPSSLKDTLILRTIDEKSEAETAEILGISQKAVETRLYRARARLAESLKKV; translated from the coding sequence ATGACCGCGTGCCTCCCCGACTGCTCGGACGGGGAGCTCGCGGCTCTGGCGCTTGGAGGCCGGCAAGCGGCCTATGGCGAGCTGGTCCGCCGGCATCAAGGTTGGGTTCACCGGCTCGTGCGCAGCCATGTCGGATCTATGGATGAGGCATTGGATGTCACCCAGGCGAGCTTCGTCGCGGCCTTTGCCGCACTCAACCGCTATGACGTAACCCGACCCTTCCAGGTCTGGATGTCCCGGATTGTCATCAACAAATGCCATGACTGGCGGCGTCGGCGAGCGGTTCGAAATTTCTTTGCCCTAGCCCTACCGCTCGGCGAGGCGGACGGCGTCGCCGACGACGCACCGCTGCCCGATCAGGCGATCGGGGCCGAACAGCAGCTCGCGCAAGCAATGAAAGCGATTGCTGCCCTGCCGTCTTCCCTCAAGGACACGCTTATTTTGCGGACGATCGACGAGAAATCGGAAGCCGAAACCGCCGAGATCCTCGGCATCTCCCAGAAGGCCGTCGAGACCCGCCTCTACCGCGCCCGGGCGCGCCTCGCGGAAAGTTTGAAGAAAGTTTGA
- a CDS encoding copper resistance system multicopper oxidase, whose product MISALDRRQFLRGAALAGGGAALSAWLPAWAQTISPGMRPTLPTVSGEDITLTIARQSMSIDGRQFRAIGLNGTVPAPLIRLREGQRVRLNVVNQLEEDSSIHWHGLILPANMDGVPGVSFPGIKPGSNYLYQFPVVQSGTYWYHSHSGLQEQEGHYGPIIIDPAGADPVAYDREHVIVLADHSALSPQAIFRRLKVNPGHFNFQRQTLAGLLSGKDQPLKDRLDWGQMRMDPADISDVTGSTYTYLVNGHGPMDNWTALFTPGERVRLRVINASAMTTFNVRVPGLPLSIVQADGQNVVPVTVDEFQIGVAETYDVVVNPGEDKAYTLVGEAIDRSGMARATLAPRAGMAGEVPPLRKRPLADMKDMGMDMSSMPGMEGMDMSGGAMRGVDPTAEKNASARLATGAAAAMATMDNSAMAGMDHSGMDHSAMSGMDHGSMAGMDHGAMGADGQMAGMDHGGHAMGSMKMRDFSNAPQVKRDPSVQTISPMPVDRTGEPGQGLTDVGHKVLVYKDLMALERNPDVRAPSRSIDIHLTGNMERFMWSFDGEKMSDHHEPIPFIEGERVRVNLINDTMMGHPIHIHGHFFELVTGHGDHAPRKHTVIVQPGGKVSWDFTADAVGDWAFHCHLLYHMHAGMMRVVSVRPKGDAQ is encoded by the coding sequence ATGATTTCTGCCCTCGACCGCCGCCAGTTCCTTCGCGGCGCGGCCCTCGCCGGTGGTGGCGCCGCATTATCAGCCTGGCTGCCTGCCTGGGCGCAGACCATCTCGCCGGGGATGCGACCGACGCTACCGACCGTGTCGGGCGAAGACATCACGCTGACCATCGCCCGGCAGTCGATGAGCATCGACGGGCGCCAGTTCCGCGCAATCGGTCTCAACGGCACGGTCCCCGCCCCGCTGATCCGGCTGCGCGAAGGCCAGCGCGTGCGGCTCAACGTCGTCAATCAACTCGAGGAGGACAGCTCGATCCACTGGCACGGGCTGATCCTGCCGGCCAATATGGACGGCGTGCCGGGCGTGTCTTTTCCGGGCATCAAGCCGGGATCGAACTACCTCTACCAGTTCCCCGTCGTGCAAAGCGGCACCTACTGGTATCACAGCCATTCGGGCCTGCAGGAGCAGGAAGGCCATTACGGCCCGATCATCATCGACCCCGCCGGTGCCGATCCGGTCGCCTATGACCGCGAGCATGTCATCGTGCTCGCCGATCACAGCGCACTCTCGCCGCAGGCGATCTTCCGGCGTCTCAAGGTCAACCCCGGCCATTTCAACTTCCAGCGCCAGACGCTGGCCGGGCTGCTCTCGGGCAAGGACCAGCCACTCAAGGACCGGCTCGACTGGGGCCAGATGCGGATGGACCCCGCCGACATCTCCGATGTCACCGGATCGACCTACACCTATCTCGTCAATGGCCATGGTCCGATGGACAACTGGACCGCGCTCTTCACCCCGGGCGAGCGGGTGCGGCTGCGCGTCATCAATGCGTCGGCGATGACCACCTTCAACGTCCGCGTACCCGGCCTGCCGCTCAGCATCGTCCAGGCCGACGGGCAGAATGTGGTGCCCGTCACCGTCGACGAGTTCCAGATCGGTGTCGCCGAGACCTACGACGTCGTTGTCAACCCAGGCGAGGACAAGGCCTATACTCTTGTCGGCGAGGCCATCGACCGCTCGGGTATGGCGCGTGCCACGCTCGCGCCGCGCGCCGGCATGGCTGGCGAGGTGCCTCCCTTACGCAAACGGCCGCTCGCCGACATGAAGGACATGGGCATGGACATGTCCTCGATGCCGGGCATGGAAGGCATGGACATGTCGGGCGGCGCTATGCGGGGCGTCGATCCGACGGCCGAGAAGAACGCGTCCGCGCGCCTCGCGACCGGCGCGGCGGCAGCGATGGCGACCATGGACAACAGCGCCATGGCGGGCATGGACCATTCGGGGATGGATCATTCCGCGATGAGCGGGATGGATCATGGATCGATGGCCGGCATGGACCACGGCGCGATGGGCGCCGATGGCCAGATGGCGGGCATGGATCATGGCGGGCACGCGATGGGTTCGATGAAGATGCGCGACTTCTCGAACGCGCCGCAGGTGAAGCGCGATCCGAGCGTCCAGACCATCTCGCCGATGCCCGTCGACCGCACCGGCGAGCCCGGCCAGGGCCTCACCGACGTCGGCCACAAGGTGCTCGTCTACAAGGATCTGATGGCGCTCGAGCGCAATCCAGACGTGCGCGCGCCGAGCCGCAGCATCGACATCCACCTCACCGGCAACATGGAGCGGTTCATGTGGTCGTTCGACGGCGAGAAAATGTCGGACCATCACGAGCCGATCCCGTTCATCGAAGGCGAGCGGGTGCGCGTCAATCTCATCAACGACACGATGATGGGGCATCCGATCCACATCCACGGCCATTTCTTCGAGCTGGTGACCGGGCATGGCGACCATGCGCCGCGCAAGCACACCGTCATCGTCCAGCCCGGCGGCAAGGTGAGCTGGGACTTCACCGCCGACGCGGTCGGGGACTGGGCCTTCCACTGCCATCTCCTCTACCACATGCATGCAGGGATGATGCGGGTCGTGAGCGTGCGTCCGAAGGGAGACGCGCAATGA
- a CDS encoding copper resistance protein B — protein sequence MTRILTPLVSAIALLAAAPAFAQDHSMHDMPGMAPPGGARPAQEKKKDKAAAPRPKPTARPRAQKPAPDTMPAMDHSQHQTTPAAQANAAGQPQSTSPAMPEMPGMDHSQHQDGAMPDMPGMDHAQHGQTATPGTPAMPGMQMTGTALPAGNAPPPPPPGDHFADRDFPGGEMARSRDIMMKDSGGNNFGQVLLNLFEYQAHSGRDGYRWDGEGFYGGDINRLWLKSEGEGEFGRGIDSAEVQVLYSRAIDPYFNLQGGIRQDFGRGPDRTYATIGVEGLAPGMFEVEGALFLSTKGDVLGRVEGYYDQRITQRLILQPRAEVNFAAQDIPENDIGSGLVNIELGARLRYEFSRQFAPYIGVSYLRKAGDTARLSRLAGEDVHATSFVAGVRFWF from the coding sequence ATGACCCGCATCCTCACGCCGCTGGTGAGCGCGATCGCCCTTCTCGCCGCCGCACCCGCCTTTGCCCAGGATCATTCGATGCACGACATGCCCGGCATGGCGCCGCCGGGCGGGGCGCGGCCGGCGCAGGAGAAAAAGAAGGACAAGGCCGCCGCGCCGCGCCCCAAGCCCACTGCCAGGCCGCGCGCTCAGAAGCCAGCGCCGGACACCATGCCGGCAATGGACCATTCGCAGCACCAGACCACTCCCGCGGCGCAAGCAAATGCGGCCGGTCAGCCGCAATCCACGTCTCCCGCAATGCCGGAGATGCCGGGCATGGACCACTCCCAGCATCAGGACGGCGCGATGCCCGACATGCCCGGGATGGACCATGCGCAGCATGGCCAGACAGCGACGCCGGGAACGCCCGCCATGCCCGGCATGCAAATGACCGGCACCGCACTTCCGGCCGGCAATGCGCCCCCGCCGCCGCCCCCAGGCGACCACTTCGCCGATCGGGATTTTCCCGGCGGCGAGATGGCGCGCTCGCGCGACATCATGATGAAGGACAGCGGCGGCAACAATTTCGGGCAGGTGCTGCTCAACCTGTTCGAGTATCAGGCGCATAGCGGCCGCGATGGCTATCGCTGGGATGGCGAAGGCTTTTACGGCGGCGACATCAACCGCCTCTGGCTCAAGAGCGAGGGCGAAGGCGAGTTCGGCCGCGGCATCGACAGCGCCGAGGTGCAGGTGCTCTACAGCCGGGCCATCGACCCCTATTTCAATCTTCAGGGCGGTATCCGCCAGGACTTCGGCCGCGGGCCCGACCGCACCTACGCGACGATCGGCGTCGAGGGCCTGGCTCCTGGCATGTTCGAGGTCGAAGGCGCGCTGTTCCTCTCGACCAAGGGCGATGTTCTGGGCCGGGTCGAGGGCTATTACGACCAGCGCATCACCCAGCGCCTGATCTTGCAGCCGCGCGCCGAGGTCAATTTCGCCGCGCAGGATATTCCGGAGAACGACATCGGTTCGGGGCTGGTCAACATAGAGCTCGGCGCGCGCCTGCGCTACGAATTCAGCCGCCAGTTCGCACCTTACATCGGCGTTTCCTATCTGCGCAAAGCCGGAGACACGGCGCGGCTGTCGAGGCTTGCGGGCGAGGACGTCCATGCCACCAGCTTCGTCGCCGGCGTTCGCTTCTGGTTTTAG
- a CDS encoding DUF305 domain-containing protein, with product MDHSSHMNTRKMGAYWSLAVQTVISGVIMYLVMFVMIDGLDSFYNNLNMLYMTLMMVAPMVVLMILAMRHMFVSKAANIALIAASLVAFFGSFALIRTQTTIGDTAFLRSMIPHHSGAILMCQEAKLSDPEVIRLCEAIKRSQRQEIDEMKAILARR from the coding sequence ATGGACCATTCGTCCCACATGAACACCCGGAAGATGGGTGCCTATTGGAGCCTTGCCGTTCAGACCGTCATCAGCGGCGTCATCATGTATCTGGTGATGTTCGTCATGATCGACGGGCTCGACAGCTTCTACAACAACCTCAACATGCTCTACATGACGCTGATGATGGTCGCACCGATGGTGGTGCTGATGATCCTCGCCATGCGACACATGTTCGTGTCGAAGGCCGCCAACATCGCGCTGATCGCCGCGTCGCTGGTCGCCTTCTTCGGCAGCTTTGCACTCATCCGCACCCAGACCACGATCGGCGACACGGCCTTTCTGCGCTCGATGATCCCGCATCATTCCGGGGCGATCCTGATGTGCCAGGAAGCAAAGCTCAGCGATCCGGAAGTCATCCGGCTTTGCGAAGCGATCAAGCGCTCGCAGCGGCAGGAAATCGACGAGATGAAGGCCATACTCGCGCGGCGCTGA
- a CDS encoding PAS domain-containing sensor histidine kinase: protein MVDTRRGADEIAREVVRLAPLFLRQAGGHVLTLLDPAGIVLSYNEEGERAECWPLDRVLGQPHDLFYPPDEIAAGRPCADLAAALHEGTLEREAWRVCENGAEYLARLTISALFEGDAHRGFACISRDVTDEAAVRASIETREQHLQSILATVPDAMIIIDETGDITSFSAAAQRLFGYSETELVGRNVSCLMPQPDRDRHDEYIAHYLQTGERRIIGLGRVVVGQRRDGSTFPMQLSVGEAGEDGQRLFTGFIRDLTAKEQDELRLKELQAELVHVSRLSAMGTMASTLAHELNQPLAAVALYLETIRDMLDERDDEPFVSLRSVMDDAAQETLRAGHIVRRLRDFVARGEVDKSLHDLPQVVAEASELALVGARERGIRSFFAVDPAATPVLVDRVQIQQVLVNLMRNAIEAMAACPVRDLKVATRLRPDGLIEVTVEDTGPGIADEVREQLFTAFKSTKADGMGLGLSICRTIIEAHGGRIWMERPDRGGARFHFTLIHARAEEEHGG, encoded by the coding sequence ATGGTCGACACGAGGCGCGGGGCGGACGAGATTGCCAGGGAGGTGGTGCGGCTTGCGCCGTTGTTCCTGCGACAGGCTGGCGGCCATGTCCTGACGCTGCTCGATCCTGCCGGGATCGTGCTGAGCTATAATGAAGAAGGCGAGCGTGCCGAATGCTGGCCCCTCGATCGCGTCCTGGGACAGCCCCATGACCTGTTCTACCCGCCCGACGAGATTGCGGCCGGCCGCCCGTGCGCAGACCTGGCGGCCGCCCTTCACGAAGGCACGCTGGAGCGCGAAGCGTGGCGGGTCTGCGAGAACGGAGCGGAGTATCTCGCGCGCCTGACGATCAGCGCCCTGTTCGAAGGCGACGCACATCGAGGCTTTGCCTGCATCAGTCGCGATGTCACCGACGAGGCGGCGGTCCGGGCGTCAATCGAGACCCGCGAGCAGCATCTCCAGTCGATCCTGGCGACCGTCCCCGATGCGATGATCATCATCGACGAGACCGGCGACATCACGTCGTTCAGCGCGGCCGCCCAACGCCTGTTCGGCTATTCGGAAACCGAGCTCGTCGGCCGCAACGTCTCCTGCCTGATGCCCCAGCCCGATCGCGACCGGCATGACGAATATATCGCGCATTATCTCCAGACCGGCGAGCGCCGGATCATCGGCCTCGGCCGCGTCGTGGTCGGCCAGCGCCGCGACGGCTCGACCTTCCCGATGCAGCTGTCGGTTGGCGAGGCCGGTGAAGACGGGCAGCGGTTGTTCACCGGCTTCATCCGGGATCTCACCGCCAAGGAGCAGGATGAGCTCAGGCTCAAGGAACTGCAGGCAGAGCTGGTCCATGTCTCCCGGCTGAGCGCGATGGGCACGATGGCCTCGACCCTCGCGCATGAGCTCAACCAGCCGCTTGCCGCGGTCGCGCTCTATCTCGAGACGATCCGCGACATGCTCGACGAGCGGGACGACGAACCCTTCGTGTCGCTACGGTCGGTGATGGATGATGCGGCACAGGAAACGCTGCGGGCCGGCCATATCGTCCGGCGCCTGCGCGATTTCGTCGCCCGCGGCGAGGTCGACAAGAGCCTCCACGATCTGCCGCAGGTTGTCGCCGAGGCGAGCGAGCTCGCGCTGGTCGGTGCACGCGAGCGCGGCATCCGCAGCTTCTTCGCGGTCGATCCCGCCGCGACGCCGGTTCTCGTCGACAGGGTGCAGATCCAGCAGGTGCTGGTCAACCTGATGCGCAACGCCATCGAGGCGATGGCGGCGTGTCCTGTTCGCGACCTCAAGGTAGCGACCAGGTTGCGCCCTGACGGGCTGATCGAGGTGACCGTGGAGGATACCGGCCCCGGCATCGCCGACGAGGTCCGGGAGCAGCTCTTCACGGCGTTCAAGTCGACAAAGGCCGACGGCATGGGCCTCGGCCTTTCGATCTGCCGGACCATCATCGAAGCGCATGGGGGCCGTATCTGGATGGAGCGCCCCGACCGCGGCGGCGCGCGCTTTCATTTTACCTTGATCCATGCGCGGGCGGAGGAGGAACATGGGGGATAG